In the genome of Afifella aestuarii, one region contains:
- the recJ gene encoding single-stranded-DNA-specific exonuclease RecJ — MWGRPESSRSLVAPGICLGVDASLKGRVWRMRLDARGEAAATALAQRTGLSESICRVLAGRGISDDGAEAFLGPSLKTDMPDPSCLMDMDLAAGRLADAIERREKVAIFGDYDVDGATSAALLSDTLSGLGVTTEIYIPDRLIEGYGPNPEAIDRLIDAGAELIVTVDCGATSFEALERAHARGVDVVVIDHHQMGLDRPKTVALVNPNRQDCLSGLGHLAAVGLVFMTAVALLRELRRRRYTGALPDLLSGLDLVALGTICDVVPLTGLNRAFVTKGLVALRHGGRPGLQALAAAARLKGPVETSHCGFLLGPRINAGGRIGDAGLGARLLTTRDAAEAESIAATLERLNAERQAIEAEAVAEACAQADAAITRAGETPSILVVVGETWHPGVVGLVASRLKERFQRPALAITFDGPSGNGTGSARSIAGVDLGAAVRAALAAGLLEKGGGHKMAAGVTVRREKLEELQRFLIAELEAPVETALIDDCMKIDGLITADGASREFFAEIEKCGPYGAGHPSPVFVLPAHRIAYVDTVGNGHIRLDLRSKSGGRIKAMAFREAETPLGRALLSSRGEAMHIAGTLSLNRWGGQEKVEMKLLDAAPA; from the coding sequence ATGTGGGGTCGACCCGAATCATCTCGTAGTCTTGTGGCGCCGGGCATTTGTCTCGGCGTCGATGCGTCTCTCAAGGGCCGCGTCTGGCGCATGCGTTTGGATGCGCGCGGGGAGGCCGCGGCCACGGCTCTGGCGCAACGCACCGGCTTGTCCGAGAGCATCTGTCGCGTTCTTGCTGGACGCGGCATCTCGGACGATGGTGCGGAGGCGTTTCTGGGCCCGTCGCTGAAGACGGACATGCCGGACCCCTCCTGCCTCATGGATATGGATCTGGCTGCCGGGCGTCTCGCCGATGCCATCGAGCGCCGCGAAAAGGTGGCAATCTTCGGCGATTACGACGTGGATGGTGCGACCTCTGCAGCCCTTCTTTCGGACACGCTCTCCGGGCTGGGGGTCACGACCGAGATCTACATTCCCGACCGCCTGATCGAAGGCTATGGACCGAACCCTGAGGCGATCGACCGCCTCATCGATGCGGGTGCAGAGCTGATCGTCACCGTCGATTGCGGCGCGACGAGCTTCGAAGCTTTGGAGCGGGCACATGCGCGTGGCGTCGATGTCGTTGTCATCGACCACCATCAGATGGGGCTCGATCGCCCGAAGACCGTCGCCCTCGTCAATCCCAACCGGCAGGACTGCCTCTCGGGCCTCGGCCATCTTGCAGCGGTCGGTCTCGTCTTCATGACGGCTGTCGCGCTCCTGCGGGAATTGCGCCGTCGACGCTACACTGGGGCTCTGCCGGATCTCCTCTCGGGCCTCGATCTCGTCGCGCTTGGCACGATCTGTGACGTCGTTCCGTTGACGGGCCTCAACCGGGCTTTCGTGACCAAGGGGCTCGTTGCGTTACGCCACGGCGGCCGCCCGGGATTGCAGGCGCTCGCCGCCGCGGCGCGCCTCAAAGGACCTGTCGAAACCAGCCATTGCGGCTTTCTCCTCGGACCGCGCATCAATGCCGGGGGACGCATCGGTGACGCCGGTCTCGGCGCGCGGCTCCTGACGACGCGGGACGCCGCCGAGGCCGAAAGCATTGCCGCCACGCTCGAACGCCTGAACGCAGAACGCCAGGCGATCGAGGCAGAAGCTGTCGCTGAGGCCTGTGCGCAGGCGGATGCCGCCATCACACGGGCGGGCGAAACGCCGTCCATTCTCGTCGTCGTCGGTGAGACCTGGCATCCGGGCGTCGTCGGTCTCGTTGCCTCGCGCCTCAAAGAACGCTTCCAACGTCCGGCGCTCGCCATCACCTTTGATGGGCCGAGCGGAAACGGCACGGGGTCTGCCCGCTCGATCGCGGGCGTCGATCTCGGAGCAGCCGTTCGCGCCGCACTCGCCGCTGGATTGCTGGAAAAAGGCGGCGGACACAAAATGGCGGCGGGAGTGACCGTTCGCAGAGAGAAGCTCGAGGAGCTGCAGCGGTTTCTGATTGCGGAGCTCGAAGCTCCCGTCGAGACGGCGCTCATCGATGATTGCATGAAGATCGACGGCCTCATCACCGCCGATGGGGCGAGCCGGGAGTTCTTTGCCGAGATAGAGAAATGCGGCCCCTATGGCGCCGGGCACCCGTCGCCGGTGTTCGTATTGCCCGCCCATCGCATTGCCTATGTGGATACCGTCGGCAACGGACATATCCGTCTCGATCTCCGCTCCAAAAGCGGAGGGCGGATCAAGGCGATGGCATTTCGCGAAGCTGAAACCCCGCTCGGCCGCGCGCTTCTGTCGTCACGCGGGGAGGCGATGCATATCGCGGGCACGCTTTCTCTGAACCGCTGGGGCGGACAGGAGAAGGTGGAAATGAAGCTTCTCGACGCAGCGCCGGCCTAG
- a CDS encoding YARHG domain-containing protein, with protein MLKTLFSSACLITFGSVAQADCFDGLGCTDMHRFEQGALRTMRCSDLWYIRNRVFDENGYCFSTARGRANFDNSDCWEPDQSRVRMSAIERANVDAIVRAERALGCR; from the coding sequence ATGCTGAAAACCTTGTTCTCAAGCGCTTGTCTCATCACTTTCGGGAGTGTCGCGCAGGCCGACTGCTTCGACGGTCTCGGGTGCACCGACATGCATCGTTTCGAGCAGGGCGCGTTGCGCACGATGCGTTGCAGCGACCTCTGGTATATCCGGAACCGGGTTTTCGACGAAAACGGCTATTGCTTCAGCACCGCGCGTGGTCGGGCCAACTTCGACAATTCCGATTGCTGGGAGCCGGATCAAAGCCGCGTCAGAATGAGCGCGATCGAGCGCGCTAACGTCGATGCGATCGTTCGCGCCGAGCGAGCGCTTGGCTGCCGGTAA
- a CDS encoding S-(hydroxymethyl)glutathione dehydrogenase/class III alcohol dehydrogenase, whose protein sequence is MDVRAAVAFEAGKPLEITNVQLEGPREGEVLVEVKATGICHTDEFTLSGADPEGLFPSILGHEGAGVVVDVGPGVTSVKKGDHVIPLYTPECRECPSCLSRKTNLCTAIRSTQGQGLMPDGTSRFSIDGKPLHHYMGTSTFANFTVLPEIAVAKVREDAPFDKICYIGCGVTTGVGAVVNTAQVEPGATAIVFGLGGIGLNVIQGLRLVGADMIIGVDLNNSKKEWGERFGMTHFVNPKEIGEDLVPYLVNLTKRGADQIGGADYTFDCTGNVTVMRQALESAHRGWGQSIVIGVAPAGAEISTRPFQLVTGRTWKGTAFGGARGRTDVPKIVDWYMEGKIDIDPMITHLLSLEEINRGFDLMHAGESIRSVVVY, encoded by the coding sequence AATGTTCAGCTCGAGGGCCCGAGAGAGGGCGAAGTGCTCGTCGAGGTGAAGGCGACCGGAATCTGCCACACTGACGAATTCACTTTGTCGGGCGCCGACCCCGAAGGGCTCTTCCCGTCGATTCTGGGGCACGAGGGTGCCGGCGTCGTCGTCGATGTCGGGCCGGGCGTCACGAGCGTCAAAAAGGGCGACCACGTCATTCCGCTCTATACGCCCGAATGCCGCGAATGCCCCTCCTGCCTGTCTCGCAAGACCAACCTGTGCACGGCGATCCGTTCCACGCAGGGTCAGGGGTTGATGCCCGACGGGACCTCGCGGTTCTCCATCGATGGCAAGCCGCTGCACCATTACATGGGCACATCGACCTTCGCGAATTTCACCGTGCTGCCGGAGATTGCGGTCGCGAAAGTCCGCGAGGACGCTCCGTTCGACAAGATCTGCTACATCGGCTGCGGGGTGACGACAGGCGTTGGAGCCGTCGTCAACACTGCACAAGTCGAGCCCGGGGCCACGGCCATCGTCTTCGGCCTCGGCGGGATCGGCCTGAACGTCATCCAGGGGCTGCGGCTCGTCGGGGCGGACATGATCATCGGCGTCGACCTCAACAATTCCAAAAAGGAATGGGGTGAGCGCTTCGGCATGACGCATTTTGTCAATCCGAAGGAGATTGGCGAGGATCTCGTCCCTTATCTCGTGAACCTGACGAAGCGCGGCGCAGACCAGATCGGCGGGGCCGACTACACCTTCGACTGCACCGGCAATGTCACGGTCATGCGCCAGGCCCTCGAATCGGCGCACCGTGGCTGGGGTCAGTCGATCGTCATCGGCGTGGCACCTGCGGGTGCGGAGATTTCCACGCGGCCTTTTCAGCTGGTGACGGGCCGTACCTGGAAGGGCACGGCATTCGGCGGCGCAAGGGGGCGGACCGATGTTCCCAAAATCGTCGACTGGTACATGGAGGGAAAGATCGACATCGATCCGATGATCACCCACCTCTTGTCTCTCGAAGAGATTAATCGCGGCTTCGATCTGATGCATGCGGGCGAATCGATCCGCAGCGTCGTCGTCTATTGA
- the fghA gene encoding S-formylglutathione hydrolase gives MKTISTWAAHGGTQGVYSHASEATGTEMTFAVFVPPQAKVAPCPVVTYLSGLTCTHANVMEKGEYRRAAAEHGLIVVCPDTSPRGEGVADEDAYDLGQGAGFYLDATEDPWARHFRMESYIRDELPAVIAANFPVDPERQSIFGHSMGGHGALTLALKNPDRYLACSAFAPIVAPIDVPWGQKALPAYLGRDEQSWRQYDACALIADGARFPEFLVDQGTGDNFLAEQLRPELFEKACAGGGIPLILRMQPGYDHSYYFISTFMEDHLAWHAKRLKA, from the coding sequence GTGAAGACCATTTCGACCTGGGCCGCTCATGGCGGCACGCAGGGCGTCTACAGCCATGCCTCTGAAGCGACCGGAACCGAGATGACATTCGCCGTCTTCGTTCCGCCGCAGGCGAAGGTCGCGCCCTGCCCTGTTGTCACCTATCTGTCAGGGCTCACCTGCACCCATGCCAACGTCATGGAAAAGGGCGAATACCGCCGAGCGGCCGCGGAACACGGCCTGATCGTCGTCTGTCCCGACACCTCTCCCCGCGGAGAGGGCGTTGCCGATGAGGACGCCTATGATCTGGGTCAGGGCGCGGGCTTTTATCTCGACGCGACGGAAGACCCGTGGGCCCGGCATTTCCGCATGGAAAGCTATATCCGGGACGAGCTTCCGGCTGTGATTGCAGCGAACTTCCCCGTCGATCCCGAGCGGCAATCGATCTTCGGCCATTCGATGGGCGGGCATGGAGCTTTGACGCTGGCGCTCAAAAATCCCGACCGCTACTTGGCGTGTTCGGCCTTCGCTCCAATCGTTGCACCGATCGACGTGCCTTGGGGCCAGAAAGCGTTGCCCGCCTATCTCGGACGGGACGAACAGAGCTGGAGGCAGTATGACGCCTGCGCTCTCATCGCCGACGGCGCGCGCTTTCCGGAATTCTTGGTCGATCAGGGGACGGGCGACAATTTTCTGGCCGAGCAGCTGAGGCCCGAGCTCTTCGAGAAAGCCTGCGCGGGGGGCGGCATCCCGCTAATCCTTCGAATGCAGCCGGGCTACGATCATTCCTATTATTTCATCTCCACCTTCATGGAGGACCATCTCGCGTGGCATGCCAAACGCCTGAAAGCGTGA